The following are from one region of the Deltaproteobacteria bacterium genome:
- a CDS encoding HAD family hydrolase yields MKAILFDFGQTLVNSADGFKAAEKDAKEKLYAELDPDEVPWDRFLGEYRKRRKAFHQQSNFSRPAIWQAVCEPFGLTPDRERLQAWESDYWETVKSLTTPFPETMTVLEKLRERFRLGLVTNTQGQKNAGTHRLALFPRLERFFEVVVVAGEGGVPPKPDPEPFNQCLQRMDLAPQETLYVGDDWRIDICGARDAGLRPVWLKHRSVKRNWPDVEPFEPTITGLEQLLDLPIDD; encoded by the coding sequence ATGAAAGCCATATTGTTCGACTTCGGCCAGACCCTGGTCAACTCGGCCGACGGGTTCAAGGCCGCAGAAAAAGACGCCAAAGAAAAGCTGTATGCGGAATTAGACCCGGACGAGGTACCCTGGGATCGATTTCTCGGGGAATACCGCAAACGCCGCAAAGCCTTTCACCAGCAATCGAATTTCTCCCGGCCGGCCATCTGGCAGGCGGTCTGCGAACCGTTCGGCCTCACGCCGGACCGGGAGCGGCTGCAGGCCTGGGAAAGCGACTACTGGGAAACGGTCAAGTCCCTCACCACTCCCTTTCCCGAAACCATGACCGTTTTGGAAAAGCTGCGCGAACGCTTCCGCCTGGGGCTCGTCACCAACACCCAGGGGCAAAAAAACGCCGGCACCCACCGCCTTGCCCTCTTCCCCCGCCTGGAACGGTTTTTCGAGGTGGTGGTCGTTGCCGGCGAGGGAGGGGTGCCGCCCAAGCCCGATCCGGAACCATTCAACCAATGCCTGCAGCGAATGGACCTTGCGCCGCAAGAAACCCTCTACGTGGGCGACGACTGGCGCATCGATATCTGCGGCGCCCGGGATGCGGGCCTCCGCCCCGTCTGGCTCAAGCACCGCAGCGTCAAACGCAACTGGCCCGACGTAGAACCTTTCGAACCGACCATCACCGGCCTCGAACAGTTGTTAGACCTGCCGATAG